The Alphaproteobacteria bacterium HT1-32 DNA segment TTTTGGACCAGTCATTATACCAGATTTTCTCCACAATTCCACGTCCCGAAGACTCATCACGGTATGTTTCTGGCTAAACAGATCTCGCCCAACCGTCATCGTCACAAATAAAAACTCATACAACACAGCGCAAGATTGATTTTTTATTCCATATCCAGAAACAGATATAATTAACCTACTTGCCGAATATCCATCATCCGATAAATTTATTTTGTAACCACTTCTCTGTAACTCAATCGCTACAGAATCCCTAGTCTGAGCGACATTTGTCCAACATCCATCTGAAACACCATCACTCGCAACAACCTTGATCTCGCTTCCAGAAGCAATATCAATCCAAGCTGGATCTTCTCCCCATGAAATGACGGTACTGATGCTTTCTGATCGGGAGTTAGAAGGCATCAGCATCAAAAACAGCACAAAGTTAAGGAGAAAAAAACGCATTCATCTTCCCTTTCGCAACTCACATATCTGCATCAACCAGCAGCGGACAAAACGGTAGAAATACAGATGAAAGAATATTTTATCGAAATAAATTTAACAAGTTATTCTATCTTTGGTATGACCGCAGACCGCGCTCTAACATCAATCCACCAACGGCAAGGTACACTCACGGAACCTTAATTAGACGATCAACAGAAACACAATCCTACTTCCCCCCATTGATCCAAAACAATGCCGCCCTGCCTCGCGACGGGCAGAGTCCCCTAAAAACACGCCGGGAGGGAAATAATCGCTGATGACTGAGACATATATTCCGATAGGAAGCCGCGTCAGGCTGATCTCTACGGCAGAGCCGTGGCGGTGGCTGGTGGCGGGGTGGAATGATTTGCGGGCAAACCGGATGCGGAGCCTGCTCTACAGCCTTCCCTTTGTACTGTTCGGATATGTCTCGACCGCCGGGCTGTATCTGGCGGGCTGGCATTATCTGATCTGGCCGGCGCTGGCCGGGTTCTTCATTCTGGCCCCCGCTTTTGCTGTCGGGTTTTACGAGGCCAGCCGGCGTCTGGAACGGGGCGAGGCCGTGACGGTGATGGACATGGTCATGGCCTGGCGGCGCAACCCCAGCCGTATCTTCGGGGCCGGGCTGACGCTCTGCTTTTTCATGATCCTGTGGCTGCGGTCGGCCTCGCTGATCTATGCGATCAATTTTCCCTATCAGATGCTGTCCCTGCAGGGGATCATGAACCAGACCTTCTTTTCCGCTGACGGGGCATCTTTTTTCGCGGTCGGAACGGTTATCGGTGCGGCCTTTGCGGTGACAGCCTTTCTGCTGACCGTTGTATCACTGCCGATGCTGCTGGGGGAGAAGGCTGACCTGCTGCCTGCGATTTTCCTGTCCATACTGGCGGTATCGCGTAACAGCCGGGCAATGGCACTGTGGGCCGCCATCATTGTTGTCGCGACGGCTGCCGGACTGGCCACGGCCTTTGTCGGGTTGATCCTGACCATGCCGCTTCTGGGCCATGCGTCCTGGCATGCCTACCGGTCGATGATTGAGCCGGAGAAGGAAACCCCGTGAGATCTGTGACCTGACCTCCGGGACCGTGCCCCCTCACCCCACCACGGGCAATTCTGCCGGTGCGCGGCGGCTCAGCCATTCGGCGCCGTCTTCGGTGATGACGATGTTTTCCTCATGCACCATCTGTTTGCCCGGCGCGAATTCCATACCGGGTTCGAGGGTCAGCACGACACCCGGTTCCAGCACGGTGCCATCCTCCGGAGTATTTGACGGCCATTCGGTGAGTTGCATGCCGAGACCATGCCCCATGCGGCCAACGCTGTTGCCGAGCGCACCGCCCGCTTCCAGCACGCCCCACATGGCGGCCCAGACATCGCTGGTGGTGGCCCCCGGTCGGGCCGCCGCAAACCCGGCGTCGGTGGCAGCATAGACCACGTCATAGGCGCGACGGACCGCGTCGTCTGCATGTCCGAAGGCGATATTGCGGTCGAAATCGCAGAAATAGCCGTCAAAGGTGGTGCCGGTATCGATTATCAGCACATCGCCCGCTGTCTGCACCCGGTCGGTCGGCCCCATGATGATGCTGTCATAACCACCGGGGCCAGAGCCTGAGATGATGTAGGGTGAGCTGTCTGCGCCCCGTTGCAGCAGGTCGATCCGGAAGCGGCGGCAGATTTCCCGCTCGGTCTCGCCCATGCTGACCGACGACGGCCAGTCATCGAAGGCATCGGAGGTCAGTTCGCAGATATGGGCGATCTTTTCGATCTCTGCCGCTGACTTCACATAGCGAAGACGGTGAATCAGCAGGGAGACATCGGCAATCTCAAAACCCGTGAGTTCCTGTTTCAGCCGCTCAAAGTCACCAGCGGGCATCCGCAGATGACTTTCATGCCCCATCGGAACCCCCAGACGGCCAAAACGTCCCGGCAGTTCGGCGAAAACCGAGCAGAGCAGTGAAATACCGTCATCCGCCGGTCTTGGCGCGGGCCATGTCCGGATATCCCCGATCCAGGTTGATGCCATCCCGGCCAGCCCGATTTCAGGGATCACGGCAATCGGCTTGCCCGCCAGCGGCACGACCAGAAACCAGGGCCGGGTCGGACTCTCCCAGAACTGGGTGAAGAAGCCGCTGAAATAGCGGACCTCCGGCTCTGTCGTCAGTAACAGCGCATCAATGCCGTCTGCCTGCATCTGCCGTTGTGCCCGCAGCAGGCGATTCTCGAATTCACAGACATCAAACCCTCGCGGCGGGATCTTTGCCATTTGCCGGTTTCCTATCGTGACAGTTGCGAGCGAACAAGACGCAGCCAGAAGGCGACACCGGTCTGCAGAATGTCGTCGTTGAAATCGTAGTGCGGGCTGTGGAGACCGCAGCCCCCCGGCCCGTCCCCGCCATTGCCAAGGAACAGATAGCATCCCGGCTTGCGTTGCAGCATGAAACCGAAATCCTCTGATGCCATCAGCGGCAGACAATCCGGCTGAACATTGTCTTCACCCACCACTTCGCGGGCGACCGCAGCCACGATGTCCGCCTCTCTGGCCGTATTGATGGTCGAGGCAAATTCCCGCGAGTACGAGAACGACGCCGTCGCGCCATAGGCGGCAGAAATCCCCTCGCTGATGCGCGCCATCGAGGCCTCGATCTGATCCTGTACAGCCGGCAGGAACGAGCGTGTATCACCACGCAGGGTCACCCGTTCCGGGATGACATTCCGCGTCGCCTCAACGGCAAAGTCCGTCACCGAGATGACCCCGTTCTCCAGCGGATTGAGGCTGCGGGAGACAATGCTCTGCAGGGCCACGACAATTTCGGAAGCCACCAGAATGGGATCGATGCTGAGATGGGGCATCGCCGCATGTCCGCCCTTGCCCAACACCCCGATCTCGAAATTATCCTCACAGGCCATGATCGGTCCCCGGCGCAAGGCAATCTGCCCTGTGGGCAGCGACGGCATGTTATGAATGCCATAGACCGCCTCGACCGGGAAACGCTCGAACAGGCCGTCTTCCATCATCGCCAGTGCACCGCGGCCATGTTCCTCTGCCGGCTGAAAGATGAAAACCACCGTGCCATTGAAATCCCGGCTGTTCGCCAGAAGCTTCGCCGCCCCCAGCAGCATCGCCGTATGACCATCATGGCCGCAGGCATGCATCCGGCCCGGATGTCGGGATGCATGGTCAAAGCTGTTCAGTTCGGTGATCGACAGCGCATCCATATCTGCCCGCAGGCCAATCGCCCTGTCACCGTCACCGGCTTTCAGGACGCCGACAACACCTGTCGTCCCGACCTTTTCATGGACCTCCAGCCCGAATTCACGCAGCAATCTGGCCACCTCTGCCGAGGTCCGCTTTTCCTCAAACCCCAGTTCGGGATGCCTGTGCAGGTCATGCCGCCAGGAAATGATCTGATCGGTAACGTCCTGTGAAATCTCGGGGAAACTGTTCATGGGTGTTCTCGGAAAAAGAAGACAGGAAGGATCATCATGGCTGGCCCTTATCTCCACGGAGGATGACAGGAGGAACAAAGGCCGTCACTTCAGGTGCCGGGCCGGACAGACGCTCTATATCGACCAGACAGGTCATCGCGCCCGGCCCCTGCGCCAGTTCGGAAGTTCCCTGATCGCGGGTCAGCGTATTCGGATTCCCGTGTTTGCAGCAAGTCTCGTCACCTTCCAGATCCGGGTCATACCACGCGCCTGTCGCAAGCATGACAACCCCCTGCCGCACGCCGGGATCGGGAATGGCCACGCTGACGGTCGCGCCACGTTCGTTATGCAGGCGGACAAGATCACCCCCTGATATGCCACGGGCGGCCGCATCTTCCGGATTCAGGCGACAGGGCTCCCGCATCTTCATCTTACCGGCACGGCTGTAGGCACTATGATCAAGCTGGCTGTGCAGCCGCCGGGCGGGCTGATGGGTGATCAGATGCAGTGAAGCCGGTTTCGCCAGTACGGACCCCAGCCATTCCGCAGGCTCACGCCAGACCGGATGGCCCGGAATGCCCTCCAGACCAAAGCCGGCAATTGTTTCACTGAAGATCTCGATCCTTCCGGTCGGCGTTTCAAGCGGACAGGCATCCGGATTTTCACGAAAGGCTTGCAGCATGACACGCGGCTGCTCCGGCGGGGAAACCCGGAAGAAACCAGCCTCCCTGAATGTCTCATAGTCCGGCAGGTCAATGTCGGATTTCGCCGAGGCGGTCCGGGTGCGCTGGTACATGTCCCGCAGCCACTGGTCTTCCGTCCAGCCATTGGTGAAGGCCGCCTCAAAATTCACCGGTGCGTCGGGCGATCTGCTCAGCCGTCGGGCGAGCCCGGCAAAAATATCATGGTCATTGCGCGCCTGACCGAAAGGCTCCGCAGATTTGCTCATCGCCGTGAGATAATCATCCCGTGATGAGGCCCCCAGATCATTGCGCTCCATCGCAACCGTCGCCGGGAAAATAATATCTGCATGACGGGCCACCGGCGTCCAGTGCGGCTCATGCACGATCACCGTCCCGATGTTCTGCCAGGCACGGCGCAGGCGGCTCAGGTCCTGATGATGATGAAACGGATTACCGCCAACCCAGTAGACCAGCCGGACATCCGGATAGCGCCGTTCCTGACCGTCATATTTATAGAGCTGGCCCGGATGCAGCAGCATGTCAGCAATACGCGCCACGGGGATATGGCTGTCGACCGGGTTGCGGCCCGTCGGGAAAGCCGCCCAGGGCGCCTTGCCCCGATGACTGCCCAGCCCGTTTACCGCACCAAGGCCGAGGCCAAACCCCTGCCCCGGCTTGCCAATGCCACCCAGCAGGGCAGCCAGCACAATCAGCATCCAGTAAGCCTGCTCACCATTT contains these protein-coding regions:
- a CDS encoding DUF2189 domain-containing protein, producing MTETYIPIGSRVRLISTAEPWRWLVAGWNDLRANRMRSLLYSLPFVLFGYVSTAGLYLAGWHYLIWPALAGFFILAPAFAVGFYEASRRLERGEAVTVMDMVMAWRRNPSRIFGAGLTLCFFMILWLRSASLIYAINFPYQMLSLQGIMNQTFFSADGASFFAVGTVIGAAFAVTAFLLTVVSLPMLLGEKADLLPAIFLSILAVSRNSRAMALWAAIIVVATAAGLATAFVGLILTMPLLGHASWHAYRSMIEPEKETP
- a CDS encoding M24 family metallopeptidase, which codes for MAKIPPRGFDVCEFENRLLRAQRQMQADGIDALLLTTEPEVRYFSGFFTQFWESPTRPWFLVVPLAGKPIAVIPEIGLAGMASTWIGDIRTWPAPRPADDGISLLCSVFAELPGRFGRLGVPMGHESHLRMPAGDFERLKQELTGFEIADVSLLIHRLRYVKSAAEIEKIAHICELTSDAFDDWPSSVSMGETEREICRRFRIDLLQRGADSSPYIISGSGPGGYDSIIMGPTDRVQTAGDVLIIDTGTTFDGYFCDFDRNIAFGHADDAVRRAYDVVYAATDAGFAAARPGATTSDVWAAMWGVLEAGGALGNSVGRMGHGLGMQLTEWPSNTPEDGTVLEPGVVLTLEPGMEFAPGKQMVHEENIVITEDGAEWLSRRAPAELPVVG
- a CDS encoding amidohydrolase — translated: MNSFPEISQDVTDQIISWRHDLHRHPELGFEEKRTSAEVARLLREFGLEVHEKVGTTGVVGVLKAGDGDRAIGLRADMDALSITELNSFDHASRHPGRMHACGHDGHTAMLLGAAKLLANSRDFNGTVVFIFQPAEEHGRGALAMMEDGLFERFPVEAVYGIHNMPSLPTGQIALRRGPIMACEDNFEIGVLGKGGHAAMPHLSIDPILVASEIVVALQSIVSRSLNPLENGVISVTDFAVEATRNVIPERVTLRGDTRSFLPAVQDQIEASMARISEGISAAYGATASFSYSREFASTINTAREADIVAAVAREVVGEDNVQPDCLPLMASEDFGFMLQRKPGCYLFLGNGGDGPGGCGLHSPHYDFNDDILQTGVAFWLRLVRSQLSR
- a CDS encoding molybdopterin-dependent oxidoreductase, with the protein product MSEPLTAAHWGTYRVVRSAGQPVALEGFPDDPSPSSIGEAIVDTLSGPMRIDKPMVRRGFLENSTDHRRLRGRDSFVAMEWDEALDLAAGELNRVRGQFGNQAIYAGSYGWASAGRFHHAQSQLRRFMNLFGGYTSARNTYSHAAAEVILPYVAGSLNSLFVEHTSWRSIAAAGGLVVAFGGFASRNAQVNSGGVGQHSQPQDIEAARRAGVSFVNISPDRSDIPENLKADWLPVRPNTDVALMLALAHVLVSEGLYDREFVEGYCIGFEKFLPYLTGQSDGQPKDAAWAAEITGLPAADIIALARRMSATPTLVNASWSLTRQQNGEQAYWMLIVLAALLGGIGKPGQGFGLGLGAVNGLGSHRGKAPWAAFPTGRNPVDSHIPVARIADMLLHPGQLYKYDGQERRYPDVRLVYWVGGNPFHHHQDLSRLRRAWQNIGTVIVHEPHWTPVARHADIIFPATVAMERNDLGASSRDDYLTAMSKSAEPFGQARNDHDIFAGLARRLSRSPDAPVNFEAAFTNGWTEDQWLRDMYQRTRTASAKSDIDLPDYETFREAGFFRVSPPEQPRVMLQAFRENPDACPLETPTGRIEIFSETIAGFGLEGIPGHPVWREPAEWLGSVLAKPASLHLITHQPARRLHSQLDHSAYSRAGKMKMREPCRLNPEDAAARGISGGDLVRLHNERGATVSVAIPDPGVRQGVVMLATGAWYDPDLEGDETCCKHGNPNTLTRDQGTSELAQGPGAMTCLVDIERLSGPAPEVTAFVPPVILRGDKGQP